From one Desmodus rotundus isolate HL8 chromosome X, HLdesRot8A.1, whole genome shotgun sequence genomic stretch:
- the RBM3 gene encoding RNA-binding protein 3 isoform X4 gives MSSEEGKLFVGGLNFNTDEQALEDHFSSFGPISEVVVVKDRETQRSRGFGFITFTNPEHASDAMRAMNGESLDGRQIRVDHAGKSARGTRGGAFGARGRGRSYSRGGGDQGYGSGRYDSRPGGYGYGYGYGRSRDYGGSQGGYDRYAGGNYRDNYDN, from the exons ATGTCCTCTGAAGAAGGGAAGCTCTTTGTTGGAGGGCTCAACTTCAACACCGATGAGCAAGCTCTGGAAGATCACTTCAGCAGCTTCGGGCCAATTTCTGAGG TGGTCGTCGTCAAGGACCGGGAGACTCAGCGATCCCGAGGTTTTGGCTTCATTACCTTCACCAATCCAGAGCATGCTTCAGATGCCATGAGAGCCATGAATGGAGAG TCTCTGGATGGTCGCCAGATCCGTGTGGACCACGCGGGCAAGTCAGCCCGTGGAACCAGAGGGGGTGCCTTTGGGGCCCGTGGGCGTGGTCGAAGCTACTCGAGAG GTGGCGGGGACCAGGGCTATGGGAGTGGCAGGTACGACAGTCGACCTGGAggatatggatatggatatggatatggaAGGTCCAGAGACTATGGTGGCAG CCAGGGTGGTTATGACCGCTACGCAGGAGGAAATTACAGAGACAATTATGACAACTGA
- the TBC1D25 gene encoding TBC1 domain family member 25 has protein sequence MATAPGSSDLTGSGAPSPGGGVQAAAEEEEREVVRVRVKKCESFLPPEFRSFAVDPQITSLDVLQHILIRAFDLNGKKNFGISYLGRDRLGQETYLSLLSDWDLSTAFATASKPYLQLRVDIRPTEDSPLLEDWDIISPKDVIGSDVLLAEKRSSLTTAALPFTQSILSQVGRTLSKVQQVLSWSYGEDVKPFKPPLSDAEFHTYLNHEGQLSRPEELRLRIYHGGVEPSLRKVVWRYLLNVYPDGLTGRERMDYMKRKSREYEQLKSEWAQRASPEDLEFIRSTVLKDVLRTDRAHPYYAGPEDGPHLRALHDLLTTYAVTHPQVSYCQGMSDLASPILAVMDHEGHAFVCFCGIMKRLAANFHPDGRAMATKFAHLKLLLRHADPDFYQYLQEAGADDLFFCYRWLLLELKREFAFDDALRMLEVTWSSLPPDPPEHEVELVGPPSQGADTGFGSHRGRPVRQRHMLRPAGGGGSAFEDAVDHLAMTSQGPGGGGRLLRQASLDDLQQLRDNTGPRRDPLVQLPHPISLISSKSLSEPLLNSSDPLLSSSSRPDSPTSSSPPSSQEASPAGDAATGSPLMPEVGSPQDPGKSLPPQHPLGLPPPQEFGRGNPFMLFLCLAILLEHRDHIMRNGLDYNELAMHFDRLVRKHHLGRVLRRAKALFADYLQSEVWDSEEGAEATASS, from the exons AAATGTGAGAGCTTCTTGCCACCTGAGTTCCGCTCTTTTGCTGTTGACCCCCAGATCACCTCACTTGATGTGTTGCAGCACATCCTCATCCGAGCGTTTGACTTGAATGG GAAGAAGAACTTTGGCATCAGCTACCTGGGCCGGGATCGGCTGGGGCAGGAAACTTACCTCTCACTCCTGTCTGACTGGGATCTCAGCACGGCTTTCGCCACTGCCTCCAAACCTTACCTGCAGCTGCGTGTAGACATTCGACCCACTGAGGACA GCCCACTGCTGGAAGACTGGGACATAATCAGCCCCAAGGATGTCATTGGCTCTGATGTGCTGCTGGCTGAGAAACGGTCGTCACTGACAACGGCTGCCCTGCCCTTCACTCAGTCCATCCTCTCTCAG GTGGGCCGCACCTTGTCTAAGGTCCAGCAGGTGCTAAGTTGGTCATATGGGGAGGATGTCAAGCCCTTCAAGCCACCCCTGAGCGATGCTGAGTTCCACACATACCTGAACCATGAGGGCCAGCTCTCCCGCCCTGAGGAGTTGCGCCTGCGGATCTATCATGGAGGTGTTGAGCCCTCCCTGCGAAAG gtggtgtGGCGATACCTGCTGAATGTGTACCCAGACGGGCTGACAGGCCGTGAACGGATGGACTACATGAAACGCAAGAGTCGGGAGTATGAGCAGCTTAAGAGTGAGTGGGCTCAGCGAGCAAGCCCCGAGGACCTGGAATTCATCCGCAGCACTGTCCTCAAGGATGTGCTGCGTACGGACCGGGCCCACCCCTACTATGCGGGGCCTGAGGATGGCCCACACCTGCGGGCACTGCACGACCTGCTCACCACCTATGCTGTTACCCACCCACAGGTGTCCTACTGCCAGGGCATGAGTGACCTTGCCTCACCCATCCTTGCTGTCATGGACCACGAAGGCCATGCCTTTGTCTGCTTTTGTGGCATCATGAAGCGCCTAGCCGCAAACTTCCATCCTGATGGCCGTGCCATGGCCACCAAGTTTGCCCACCTCAAGCTGCTGCTGCGACACGCTGACCCTGACTTCTACCAGTATCTGCAAGAAGCTGGTGCTGATGATCTCTTCTTCTGTTACCGCTGGCTGCTGCTCGAGCTCAAGCGCGAGTTCGCCTTTGATGATGCCCTCCGCATGCTTGAGGTCACCTGGAGTTCACTACCCCCAGATCCTCCTGAACATGAGGTAGAGCTCGTTGGACCCCCCAGCCAAGGGGCAGACACTGGCTTTGGTAGCCACAGGGGGAGGCCTGTACGACAGAGGCACATGTTAAGGCCTGCCGGTGGGGGAGGAAGTGCTTTTGAAGATGCAGTTGACCACTTGGCCATGACCAGCCAGGGGCCTGGTGGTGGGGGGCGTCTCCTGAGACAGGCCAGTCTGGATGACCTCCAGCAACTCAGGGATAACACCGGACCCAGGAGGGACCCCCTGGTCCAGCTGCCCCATCCCATTTCCCTCATCAGCTCCAAGTCCCTTTCCGAGCCCTTGCTCAACTCCTCAGACCCActgctctcctcctcttcccGCCCTGATTCCCCAACCTCCTCATCTCCTCCATCCTCCCAGGAGGCCTCTCCTGCTGGTGATGCAGCTACAGGATCCCCACTGATGCCAGAGGTGGGCTCCCCACAAGACCCTGGGAAGTCCCTACCACCCCAACACCCACTGGGCTTGCCTCCACCCCAGGAGTTTGGCCGGGGGAACCCATTCATGCTGTTTCTCTGCCTCGCCATCCTGCTGGAGCACCGTGACCACATCATGCGCAATGGGCTGGATTACAACGAGCTGGCCATGCACTTTGACCGCCTCGTGCGAAAACACCACCTGGGGCGCGTCCTACGCAGGGCCAAGGCTCTCTTTGCTGACTACCTGCAGTCTGAGGTGTGGGACTcagaggagggagctgaggcCACAGCCTCATCTTGA
- the RBM3 gene encoding RNA-binding protein 3 isoform X2 — protein sequence MSSEEGKLFVGGLNFNTDEQALEDHFSSFGPISEVVVVKDRETQRSRGFGFITFTNPEHASDAMRAMNGESLDGRQIRVDHAGKSARGTRGGAFGARGRGRSYSRGEYNGGGDQGYGSGRYDSRPGGYGYGYGYGRSRDYGGSQGGYDRYAGGNYRDNYDN from the exons ATGTCCTCTGAAGAAGGGAAGCTCTTTGTTGGAGGGCTCAACTTCAACACCGATGAGCAAGCTCTGGAAGATCACTTCAGCAGCTTCGGGCCAATTTCTGAGG TGGTCGTCGTCAAGGACCGGGAGACTCAGCGATCCCGAGGTTTTGGCTTCATTACCTTCACCAATCCAGAGCATGCTTCAGATGCCATGAGAGCCATGAATGGAGAG TCTCTGGATGGTCGCCAGATCCGTGTGGACCACGCGGGCAAGTCAGCCCGTGGAACCAGAGGGGGTGCCTTTGGGGCCCGTGGGCGTGGTCGAAGCTACTCGAGAGGTGAGTACAATG GTGGCGGGGACCAGGGCTATGGGAGTGGCAGGTACGACAGTCGACCTGGAggatatggatatggatatggatatggaAGGTCCAGAGACTATGGTGGCAG CCAGGGTGGTTATGACCGCTACGCAGGAGGAAATTACAGAGACAATTATGACAACTGA
- the RBM3 gene encoding RNA-binding protein 3 isoform X1, whose translation MSSEEGKLFVGGLNFNTDEQALEDHFSSFGPISEVVVVKDRETQRSRGFGFITFTNPEHASDAMRAMNGESLDGRQIRVDHAGKSARGTRGGAFGARGRGRSYSRGEYNGGGDQGYGSGRYDSRPGGYGYGYGYGRSRDYGGRSQGGYDRYAGGNYRDNYDN comes from the exons ATGTCCTCTGAAGAAGGGAAGCTCTTTGTTGGAGGGCTCAACTTCAACACCGATGAGCAAGCTCTGGAAGATCACTTCAGCAGCTTCGGGCCAATTTCTGAGG TGGTCGTCGTCAAGGACCGGGAGACTCAGCGATCCCGAGGTTTTGGCTTCATTACCTTCACCAATCCAGAGCATGCTTCAGATGCCATGAGAGCCATGAATGGAGAG TCTCTGGATGGTCGCCAGATCCGTGTGGACCACGCGGGCAAGTCAGCCCGTGGAACCAGAGGGGGTGCCTTTGGGGCCCGTGGGCGTGGTCGAAGCTACTCGAGAGGTGAGTACAATG GTGGCGGGGACCAGGGCTATGGGAGTGGCAGGTACGACAGTCGACCTGGAggatatggatatggatatggatatggaAGGTCCAGAGACTATGGTGGCAG AAGCCAGGGTGGTTATGACCGCTACGCAGGAGGAAATTACAGAGACAATTATGACAACTGA
- the RBM3 gene encoding RNA-binding protein 3 isoform X3 gives MSSEEGKLFVGGLNFNTDEQALEDHFSSFGPISEVVVVKDRETQRSRGFGFITFTNPEHASDAMRAMNGESLDGRQIRVDHAGKSARGTRGGAFGARGRGRSYSRGGGDQGYGSGRYDSRPGGYGYGYGYGRSRDYGGRSQGGYDRYAGGNYRDNYDN, from the exons ATGTCCTCTGAAGAAGGGAAGCTCTTTGTTGGAGGGCTCAACTTCAACACCGATGAGCAAGCTCTGGAAGATCACTTCAGCAGCTTCGGGCCAATTTCTGAGG TGGTCGTCGTCAAGGACCGGGAGACTCAGCGATCCCGAGGTTTTGGCTTCATTACCTTCACCAATCCAGAGCATGCTTCAGATGCCATGAGAGCCATGAATGGAGAG TCTCTGGATGGTCGCCAGATCCGTGTGGACCACGCGGGCAAGTCAGCCCGTGGAACCAGAGGGGGTGCCTTTGGGGCCCGTGGGCGTGGTCGAAGCTACTCGAGAG GTGGCGGGGACCAGGGCTATGGGAGTGGCAGGTACGACAGTCGACCTGGAggatatggatatggatatggatatggaAGGTCCAGAGACTATGGTGGCAG AAGCCAGGGTGGTTATGACCGCTACGCAGGAGGAAATTACAGAGACAATTATGACAACTGA